In a single window of the Longimicrobium sp. genome:
- a CDS encoding lytic transglycosylase domain-containing protein: MLALCALVAGATPAGTQEGSPQKLLGVRADSAREAGLKDAPVGSRGFWARLRDEARRFRELNGGPFAFAMRYRISPDLAREIHAAAREEGIDPELAFRLVRVESGFNPRARSYAGALGLTQLMPHTARWLDRRMTTREAILEPGRNLRVGFRYLRGLIAKYDGDLRLALLAYNRGDGAVDRDLRRGRNPENGYTRAVLGSGADRYRGSGLAER; the protein is encoded by the coding sequence GTGCTGGCGCTCTGCGCGCTGGTGGCGGGCGCCACGCCCGCCGGCACGCAGGAGGGCAGTCCCCAGAAGCTGCTGGGCGTGCGCGCCGACAGCGCCCGCGAGGCCGGGCTGAAGGACGCGCCGGTCGGCTCCCGCGGCTTCTGGGCGCGGCTGCGCGACGAGGCGCGGCGCTTCCGCGAGCTGAACGGCGGCCCCTTCGCCTTCGCCATGCGCTACCGCATCTCGCCCGACCTGGCGCGCGAGATCCACGCGGCCGCGCGCGAAGAGGGGATCGATCCCGAGCTGGCCTTCCGGCTGGTGCGCGTGGAGAGCGGCTTCAACCCGCGCGCGCGCAGCTACGCCGGCGCGCTGGGGCTCACCCAGCTCATGCCCCACACCGCGCGCTGGCTGGACCGGCGCATGACCACGCGCGAGGCGATCCTGGAGCCCGGGCGCAACCTGCGCGTGGGCTTCCGCTACCTGCGGGGGCTCATCGCCAAGTACGACGGCGACCTGCGGCTGGCCCTGCTCGCCTACAACCGCGGCGACGGCGCCGTGGACCGCGACCTGCGCCGCGGCCGCAACCCCGAGAACGGCTACACCCGCGCCGTCCTGGGCTCCGGCGCCGACCGCTACCGCGGCTCCGGCCTCGCCGAGCGCTGA